A section of the Pseudomonas tritici genome encodes:
- a CDS encoding DUF3482 domain-containing protein → MTKPLKLAVVGHTNVGKTSLLRTLTRDVGFGEVSHRPSTTRHVEGARLSVDGEALLELYDTPGLEDAIALLDYLERLDRPGERLDGPARLARFLEGSEARQRFEQEAKVLRQLLASDAGLYVIDAREPVLAKYRDELQVLASCGKPLLPVLNFVSSSDHREPDWREALARLGLHALVRFDSVAPPEDGERRLYESLALLLENARPQLERLILDQEAQRQARQQSAARLIAELLIDCAACRRSVVTEDEPQAIGDLRKAVRQREQKCVEALLKLFGFRPQDAAASDLPLLDGRWGDDLFNPETLKQLGVRVGGGIAAGAAAGAGVDLLVGGLTLGAAALAGAIAGGALQTARSYGSRLLGKIKGQRELTVDDAVLRLLALRQRQLLKALNLRGHAAMHSIKVDTPQDKTWREGKLPDALHKARAHPQWSSLNPHAKLSQAERQDLVESLATQL, encoded by the coding sequence ATGACTAAGCCACTGAAACTCGCCGTGGTGGGCCACACCAATGTCGGCAAGACCTCGCTGCTGCGTACGCTGACCCGTGATGTCGGCTTCGGCGAAGTCTCCCATCGCCCCAGCACCACGCGGCATGTCGAAGGGGCGCGCTTGTCGGTGGATGGCGAAGCCTTGCTGGAGCTGTACGACACGCCCGGCCTGGAAGATGCCATCGCCCTGCTCGACTATTTGGAACGCTTGGATCGCCCCGGCGAACGCCTCGACGGCCCGGCCCGGCTGGCGCGCTTCCTGGAGGGCAGCGAAGCCCGCCAGCGTTTCGAACAGGAGGCCAAGGTGCTGCGCCAACTGTTGGCGTCTGACGCGGGCCTGTATGTGATCGACGCCCGCGAGCCGGTGCTGGCCAAGTACCGCGATGAGCTTCAAGTACTGGCCAGTTGCGGCAAGCCGTTGCTGCCGGTGCTCAACTTTGTCAGCAGCAGCGACCACCGCGAGCCGGATTGGCGTGAAGCCCTGGCCCGCCTCGGTCTGCATGCGCTGGTGCGTTTCGACAGCGTCGCGCCACCGGAAGACGGCGAACGGCGACTGTATGAAAGCCTCGCCCTGCTGCTGGAAAACGCCCGGCCACAATTGGAACGCTTGATTCTTGATCAGGAGGCCCAGCGTCAGGCCCGCCAGCAAAGTGCTGCCCGCTTGATCGCCGAGCTGTTGATCGACTGTGCAGCGTGCCGACGCAGCGTGGTGACTGAAGATGAGCCGCAAGCCATCGGCGACCTGCGCAAAGCCGTGCGTCAACGTGAGCAGAAGTGTGTGGAAGCGCTGCTCAAGCTGTTCGGCTTCCGCCCGCAGGACGCCGCCGCCAGCGACTTGCCGCTGCTGGATGGCCGCTGGGGCGATGACCTGTTCAACCCGGAAACCCTCAAGCAGCTCGGCGTGCGCGTCGGCGGCGGGATCGCCGCAGGCGCGGCGGCGGGTGCAGGCGTGGATTTACTGGTCGGAGGGTTAACGCTGGGCGCCGCCGCACTGGCCGGTGCAATTGCTGGTGGTGCACTGCAAACCGCACGTAGCTACGGCAGCCGCCTGTTGGGCAAGATCAAGGGCCAGCGTGAGCTGACCGTCGACGACGCCGTGCTGCGCTTGCTTGCCCTGCGCCAACGCCAGTTGCTCAAGGCCCTGAACCTGCGCGGCCATGCGGCTATGCACAGCATCAAGGTCGACACGCCCCAGGACAAAACCTGGCGCGAAGGCAAGCTGCCTGACGCGCTGCACAAGGCTCGCGCGCATCCGCAATGGTCTTCTCTTAACCCCCACGCCAAACTCAGTCAGGCCGAGCGTCAGGACCTGGTAGAAAGCTTGGCCACGCAGCTCTGA
- a CDS encoding phosphonate degradation HD-domain oxygenase has product MSPEQAIAEVFGLYEAHGTADYIGEPVSQIEHMSQAAQLAMAEGFDDEVVLAAFFHDIGHLCGRGDANMGGYGVVSHERLGADYLRRAGFSERMTRLVEYHVQAKRYLTFSQPGYYARLSDASRRTLAYQGGVMNAEEAVAFEQDPLCAVSLRMRYWDEQAKKIHVPVLDLEVLKAKARKLLMPRRDF; this is encoded by the coding sequence ATGAGCCCGGAGCAGGCGATAGCCGAAGTGTTCGGCCTGTACGAGGCGCACGGCACGGCGGATTACATCGGCGAGCCGGTGTCGCAGATCGAACACATGTCCCAGGCCGCGCAACTGGCCATGGCCGAAGGCTTTGATGACGAAGTGGTACTGGCGGCGTTTTTCCATGACATCGGCCATCTCTGCGGCAGGGGCGACGCGAACATGGGCGGTTATGGCGTGGTCAGCCATGAGCGGCTGGGGGCGGATTATCTGCGCCGTGCAGGGTTCAGCGAACGCATGACCAGGTTGGTGGAGTATCACGTGCAGGCCAAGCGCTACCTGACCTTCAGCCAGCCGGGCTATTACGCCCGCCTGAGCGACGCAAGCCGCCGTACGTTGGCTTACCAGGGCGGGGTGATGAACGCCGAAGAGGCCGTGGCTTTCGAACAGGATCCGCTGTGCGCGGTGAGCTTGCGTATGCGTTATTGGGATGAGCAGGCCAAGAAAATCCATGTGCCGGTGCTCGACCTTGAAGTGCTCAAGGCCAAGGCGCGCAAGTTACTGATGCCGCGTCGCGATTTCTGA
- a CDS encoding TIGR03364 family FAD-dependent oxidoreductase, protein MTHHSDLLIIGAGILGLSHAYAAAKRGLKVKVFERSATPLGASVRNFGQALVTGQPPGPMLDLARESRDIWGHWAQVAGLQLKRNGSYLFARTEAEEHLLEAFCAGRAKQYGYNVELLQGSAMRDLYGGQFRHHRAALHGKDDQQLYSREAIPALINYLAQELNVDFYFSTLVRDVEPGQLHSTAGSFRGEQIIVCSGHDYQTLLAEAMAELNPSICRLQMLRARPAVNLNLQHALLTGLSCVHYGAFADLPEAAPVQAQILREAPHLHEHGIHLLISPTPHGELIIGDSHDYGSDASPFNAEQVDDWMIELAEQTLGCKIQVLERWQGVYGSRGPAPFSFLRAAPGVSAALMHTGVGMSVGPAMAERNITALWGAA, encoded by the coding sequence ATGACACACCACAGCGACCTGCTGATTATCGGTGCCGGCATCCTCGGCCTGTCTCACGCCTATGCTGCCGCCAAGCGCGGCCTCAAGGTCAAAGTCTTCGAACGTAGCGCCACACCATTGGGCGCCTCGGTGCGCAACTTCGGCCAAGCCCTGGTCACCGGCCAACCGCCGGGACCGATGCTCGACCTGGCGCGGGAAAGCCGAGACATCTGGGGGCATTGGGCCCAGGTAGCCGGGCTGCAACTCAAGCGCAACGGTTCGTACCTGTTCGCTCGCACCGAAGCCGAGGAGCATCTGCTGGAAGCGTTCTGCGCCGGTCGTGCAAAACAATACGGCTACAACGTCGAACTGCTGCAAGGTTCAGCAATGCGGGATCTGTACGGCGGCCAGTTCCGCCATCACCGCGCCGCGCTGCATGGCAAGGACGATCAGCAACTGTATTCCCGCGAAGCGATCCCGGCGCTGATCAACTACCTGGCGCAGGAACTGAACGTGGATTTTTACTTTTCCACCTTGGTGCGCGACGTCGAACCGGGCCAGTTGCACAGCACGGCGGGCAGCTTTCGTGGCGAGCAGATCATTGTCTGTTCCGGTCACGACTACCAAACCTTGCTGGCCGAAGCGATGGCCGAACTCAACCCGAGTATCTGCCGCCTGCAAATGCTGCGCGCGCGGCCAGCCGTGAATCTGAACCTGCAACACGCGTTGCTCACCGGCCTGAGTTGCGTGCACTACGGCGCATTCGCCGATCTGCCGGAAGCCGCGCCGGTACAGGCGCAGATCCTGCGTGAAGCACCGCACCTGCATGAACACGGGATTCACCTGCTGATCAGCCCGACGCCTCACGGCGAGCTGATCATCGGCGACTCCCATGACTACGGCAGCGATGCTTCGCCGTTCAATGCCGAGCAGGTCGATGACTGGATGATCGAACTGGCTGAGCAGACCCTGGGCTGCAAGATCCAGGTGCTGGAACGCTGGCAGGGTGTGTACGGCTCGCGGGGGCCGGCGCCGTTCTCGTTCCTGCGCGCGGCGCCTGGAGTGAGTGCGGCATTGATGCACACCGGTGTCGGCATGAGCGTGGGGCCGGCGATGGCCGAGCGAAATATCACTGCATTGTGGGGCGCGGCGTGA
- a CDS encoding putative 2-aminoethylphosphonate ABC transporter substrate-binding protein yields the protein MFKPLALVAAVLTAFSLNAFAKTELTVYTALEAEQLKTYKKAFEQANPDIEIKWVRDSTGIITAKLLAEKDRPQADVVWGLAASSLAILDQQGMLDNYAPKDLDKIGKNYRDAANPPAWVGMDVWAATICFNTVEAEKQGLTKPVSWQDLTKPEYKGKIVMPNPASSGTGFLDVSAWLQTFGEKQGWQYMDDLHQNIGQYVHSGSKPCKLAASGEFPIGISFEYPAVQLKRQGAPLDIILPKEGLGWDIEATAVLKGSAHADAAKKLADFSASPAAMDLYKDNFAVLAQPGIAKPQTELPADYEQRLIKNDFAWASKNRDSILAEWRKRYDGKSEKVAGQ from the coding sequence ATGTTCAAGCCCCTGGCGCTGGTCGCTGCCGTACTGACCGCATTCAGTCTGAATGCCTTCGCCAAAACCGAGCTGACGGTGTACACGGCCCTCGAAGCCGAGCAGTTGAAGACCTACAAAAAAGCCTTCGAACAGGCCAACCCGGACATTGAAATCAAGTGGGTGCGTGATTCCACCGGGATCATCACCGCCAAGCTGTTGGCCGAGAAAGACCGCCCGCAAGCCGATGTGGTCTGGGGCCTGGCCGCGTCGAGCCTGGCGATCCTCGATCAGCAGGGCATGCTGGATAACTACGCGCCCAAGGACCTGGACAAGATTGGCAAAAACTACCGCGACGCTGCCAACCCACCAGCCTGGGTCGGTATGGATGTGTGGGCCGCGACCATCTGCTTCAACACCGTCGAAGCCGAGAAACAGGGCCTGACCAAGCCGGTGAGCTGGCAGGACCTGACCAAGCCTGAATACAAGGGCAAGATCGTCATGCCCAACCCGGCCTCGTCCGGCACCGGTTTCCTGGACGTGAGCGCCTGGCTGCAAACCTTCGGCGAGAAACAGGGCTGGCAGTACATGGACGACCTGCACCAGAACATCGGCCAGTACGTTCACTCCGGCTCCAAGCCGTGCAAGTTGGCGGCGTCGGGTGAGTTCCCGATCGGGATTTCGTTCGAGTACCCGGCCGTACAACTGAAACGCCAGGGTGCGCCGCTGGATATCATCCTGCCCAAAGAAGGCCTGGGCTGGGACATTGAAGCCACCGCCGTGCTCAAGGGCTCTGCCCATGCCGACGCGGCGAAAAAACTCGCCGACTTCTCGGCCAGCCCTGCTGCCATGGACCTGTACAAGGACAACTTCGCCGTCCTTGCCCAGCCGGGAATTGCCAAGCCGCAGACTGAATTGCCGGCCGATTACGAGCAGCGCCTGATCAAGAACGACTTTGCCTGGGCCTCGAAAAACCGCGACAGCATTTTGGCTGAGTGGCGCAAGCGCTATGACGGCAAGTCGGAGAAGGTGGCGGGTCAGTAA
- a CDS encoding putative 2-aminoethylphosphonate ABC transporter permease subunit, which yields MAAVMTLPEPRQVSRAELGDRIFVVGGKLIWLLLLGIAVLLPLLAIFWRGFSSEAGQGGGLVAARELLTSDNFHWLLGNSLKVSLSVGAIVVPLAYLFAYALQRTLIPGKAIWRGMSLLPLMAPSMLPGIALVYLFGNQGMLRGLLSDNIYGFWGIVLGEVIYTFPHALMILLSALSLADARLFDAASSMGASPARAFRSITWPATRQAVFAAFCLVFTLTITDFGVPVVVGGDYQVLALEAYKAVVGQQQFGRGALIGMVLLLPALFSFGVDAWLRRRHGDSMSGRAQVFQPLPSRPRDGCYLAIVLLICAVLLLVFGMAVYSSLVKFWPYNLSLSLNHYQFEDTAGGGWLAYRNSLTMALCTALIGSVLIFTGAYLMEKTKGQKGLNLALRMLSFVPMAVPGLVLGLGYVFFFNLNGNPLHVFYGTMTLLVVCTIAHYLTTAQMTATTALRQLDAEFEAAALSLKAPLYRHYLNVTVPICLPALLDIVRYLFVSAMTTVSAAIFLYSPDTILAAVAVLNMDDAGNVGGAAAMSTLILFTSAGVSLLLAWASRGALRRSQAWRQTAPGQ from the coding sequence ATGGCTGCTGTCATGACATTGCCTGAGCCGCGTCAGGTCTCCCGCGCCGAGCTGGGCGATCGCATTTTCGTGGTCGGCGGCAAACTGATTTGGCTTTTATTGCTGGGTATTGCCGTACTGCTGCCATTGCTGGCGATCTTCTGGCGCGGTTTCAGCAGCGAAGCCGGGCAGGGCGGCGGCCTGGTGGCGGCGCGGGAACTGCTCACCAGTGACAACTTCCACTGGCTGCTGGGCAATAGCTTGAAAGTTTCCCTCAGCGTCGGGGCCATCGTCGTACCGCTGGCCTACCTGTTTGCCTACGCATTGCAGCGTACGTTGATTCCCGGCAAGGCGATCTGGCGCGGCATGTCGCTGCTGCCACTGATGGCGCCGTCGATGTTGCCGGGCATTGCGCTGGTGTATCTGTTCGGCAACCAGGGCATGTTGCGCGGGCTGCTCTCGGACAATATCTACGGCTTCTGGGGCATTGTGCTGGGCGAGGTGATCTACACCTTCCCACATGCCTTGATGATTCTGCTGTCGGCGCTGTCCTTGGCGGATGCGCGGCTGTTTGATGCGGCCTCGAGCATGGGGGCCAGCCCGGCCCGGGCGTTCCGCAGCATTACCTGGCCGGCCACACGCCAGGCGGTGTTCGCTGCGTTCTGTCTGGTGTTCACCTTGACCATCACCGACTTCGGCGTGCCCGTCGTGGTCGGCGGCGATTATCAGGTGCTGGCCCTGGAAGCCTACAAGGCTGTGGTTGGCCAACAACAGTTCGGCCGCGGTGCGCTGATCGGCATGGTGTTGCTGCTGCCAGCACTGTTCAGCTTTGGTGTGGATGCCTGGCTACGCCGTCGCCACGGCGATTCCATGAGCGGTCGTGCCCAAGTCTTCCAACCGTTGCCATCGCGCCCAAGAGATGGCTGCTACCTGGCCATCGTGCTGCTGATCTGCGCCGTGTTGCTGCTGGTATTCGGCATGGCAGTGTATTCCTCGCTGGTGAAGTTCTGGCCGTACAACCTGTCGCTGTCGCTCAATCACTACCAGTTCGAAGATACCGCCGGCGGCGGCTGGCTGGCCTATCGCAACAGCCTGACCATGGCGCTGTGCACCGCGTTGATCGGCAGCGTGCTGATCTTCACGGGCGCGTATTTGATGGAAAAGACCAAGGGCCAGAAGGGCCTGAACCTGGCGCTGCGCATGCTCAGCTTTGTGCCGATGGCGGTGCCTGGGCTGGTGCTGGGCCTTGGCTACGTGTTCTTTTTCAACCTTAACGGCAACCCGCTGCATGTGTTCTACGGGACCATGACCCTGCTGGTGGTGTGCACCATTGCTCACTATTTGACCACCGCGCAAATGACCGCGACCACGGCGTTGCGCCAGCTCGACGCCGAATTCGAAGCCGCTGCGTTGTCGCTCAAGGCGCCGTTGTACCGCCATTACTTGAACGTCACGGTGCCGATCTGCCTGCCGGCGCTGCTGGACATCGTGCGCTACCTGTTTGTGTCGGCGATGACCACCGTGTCCGCCGCGATCTTCCTCTACAGCCCCGACACCATCCTTGCCGCCGTTGCCGTGTTGAACATGGACGACGCCGGCAACGTGGGCGGTGCGGCGGCCATGTCGACCCTGATCCTGTTCACGTCGGCCGGCGTCTCGCTGCTGCTGGCGTGGGCCTCACGTGGCGCGTTGCGCCGGTCCCAAGCCTGGCGCCAGACCGCGCCCGGCCAATAA
- a CDS encoding putative 2-aminoethylphosphonate ABC transporter ATP-binding protein, with protein MNTALTQPGAPMKVRGIQKRFGAFTALDNVSLDVAAGELVCLLGPSGCGKTTLLRCIAGLERQDSGELYLGSRDVSLLPPQARDYGILFQSYALFPNLTVEANIGYGLAGSGRDEVRKRVGQMLELVGLVGSEKKYPGQLSGGQQQRVALARALAPAPSLLLLDEPMSALDARVREHLCTELRQLQRRLGITTLMVTHNQDEAMLMADRIAVMNNGKVEQYATPQEIYDRPATPFVAEFVGQGNWLPFSRNSASHAQVGGMNMRLADDAGIAKSGRLFCRPEAISVNPPVHEENLFPAKVREITFLGNRCRMSFELEQLPGHPLLAEVAPEAMPRLGAQDIWVALPPRSLQVFA; from the coding sequence ATGAACACAGCCCTGACCCAACCCGGCGCGCCAATGAAGGTGCGCGGTATCCAGAAACGCTTCGGCGCTTTTACCGCGCTGGATAACGTCTCCCTGGACGTCGCCGCTGGCGAGCTGGTGTGCCTGCTGGGCCCGTCCGGCTGCGGCAAGACCACCTTGTTACGTTGCATCGCTGGCCTGGAGCGCCAGGACAGCGGCGAACTTTACCTGGGCAGCCGCGATGTTTCCCTGCTGCCACCCCAGGCGCGGGACTACGGCATTCTGTTCCAGTCCTACGCGCTGTTTCCCAACCTGACTGTCGAAGCGAATATCGGCTACGGCCTCGCCGGCAGCGGCCGCGATGAAGTGCGCAAGCGCGTCGGGCAGATGCTCGAACTGGTCGGCCTGGTCGGCAGTGAAAAGAAATACCCGGGCCAACTCTCCGGCGGCCAGCAGCAACGCGTTGCGCTCGCCCGGGCATTGGCGCCGGCGCCCTCATTGCTGTTGCTGGACGAACCGATGTCGGCCCTCGACGCCCGCGTGCGCGAACATCTGTGCACCGAGCTGCGCCAACTGCAACGCCGCCTGGGCATCACCACGCTGATGGTCACCCACAACCAGGACGAAGCCATGCTGATGGCCGACCGCATCGCGGTGATGAACAACGGCAAGGTCGAGCAATACGCCACGCCCCAGGAGATCTATGACCGCCCGGCCACCCCGTTCGTGGCGGAGTTTGTCGGTCAGGGCAACTGGCTGCCGTTCAGTCGCAACAGTGCCAGCCACGCGCAGGTCGGCGGGATGAACATGCGCTTGGCCGACGATGCTGGCATCGCCAAGTCCGGCCGTCTGTTTTGCCGCCCGGAAGCGATCAGCGTCAACCCGCCGGTGCATGAAGAAAACCTGTTCCCGGCCAAGGTCCGCGAGATCACCTTTCTCGGCAACCGCTGCCGCATGAGCTTTGAACTGGAGCAATTGCCCGGCCATCCGCTGCTGGCCGAAGTGGCTCCGGAAGCCATGCCGCGCCTGGGCGCCCAGGATATCTGGGTCGCCCTGCCGCCGCGCAGCCTGCAGGTGTTTGCCTGA
- a CDS encoding LysR family transcriptional regulator, with amino-acid sequence MLSAELKAFFMVARLGSITQAAKKLGLSQPTVTTQIRNLESQYGVELFYRGGRRLTVSDEGARLLPMVKALLQQEADIEFFLRNSGQVQGALRIAATAPYYILDLVKAFRERLPQVEVSVEIGNSQQVLEALDDYRVDVAASSQLLEDPRLIRRVLGTDPLVLAVHRNHPLAKLDHVPLTALAGHTLLMREAGSTTRRLTEEMLQGASVSYGPLLEIGSRESIREAVLRNIGISIIARQEVPHDPQLRVLTIENAPQIPEYLYCLKERKGARLPAAFLGLAQEMSPI; translated from the coding sequence GTGCTGAGTGCCGAGTTGAAGGCTTTTTTCATGGTCGCCCGCCTGGGCAGTATTACCCAGGCGGCGAAGAAACTCGGCCTGAGCCAACCCACCGTTACCACCCAGATCCGCAATCTTGAAAGCCAATACGGTGTTGAGCTGTTCTACCGGGGCGGCCGTCGCCTCACTGTCAGCGACGAAGGTGCGCGCCTGCTGCCGATGGTCAAGGCGCTGTTGCAGCAGGAAGCGGACATCGAGTTTTTCCTGCGCAACAGTGGCCAGGTCCAGGGTGCGCTGAGGATCGCCGCGACGGCGCCGTATTACATCCTCGACCTGGTCAAAGCCTTTCGCGAACGCCTGCCGCAGGTGGAGGTGTCGGTGGAAATCGGCAACTCCCAGCAGGTGCTTGAAGCGCTGGACGATTACCGCGTTGATGTCGCTGCGTCGTCGCAGCTGCTGGAAGACCCGCGCCTTATTCGCCGCGTGCTGGGCACCGACCCTTTGGTGCTGGCGGTGCATCGCAATCATCCACTGGCCAAGCTCGATCATGTACCGCTCACTGCGTTGGCCGGGCATACCTTGTTGATGCGTGAAGCCGGCTCCACCACGCGGCGCCTGACCGAAGAAATGCTACAGGGCGCAAGCGTAAGTTACGGCCCGCTGTTGGAAATCGGCAGCCGGGAATCGATTCGCGAGGCGGTGCTGCGCAATATTGGCATCAGCATCATTGCCCGCCAGGAAGTGCCGCATGATCCGCAGTTGCGGGTGTTGACCATCGAGAATGCGCCGCAGATCCCGGAGTATTTGTACTGCCTCAAGGAGCGCAAAGGCGCGCGGCTGCCGGCGGCGTTTCTGGGGTTGGCGCAGGAAATGTCACCGATTTAA
- a CDS encoding heavy metal translocating P-type ATPase, giving the protein MSDSLHTPHKHDHDHDHGPKKLTPVHDHGHGGSCCSGTPAPARVQLSEAPTAGSRLSTFRIEAMDCPTEQTLIQNKLGKLAGVQQLEFNLINRILGVTHDLPSTAPIIDAIKSIGMQADPIEEGTPAAAPPAKKPWWPLALSGVGALGAEVLHFTNAAPTWVIAVVALISILSGGLTTYKKGWIALKNLNLNINALMSIAVTGAILIGQWPEAAMVMFLFTVAELIEAKSLDRARNAISGLMQMTPEQATVQQVDGSWAEKEVKSIDLGAIVRVKPGERIGLDGEVTAGQSTIDQASITGESLPIEKAVGDKVFAGTINQAGSLEYKVTAAANNSTLARIIHAVEQAQGARAPTQRFVDRFSKIYTPAVFLFALGVAVIPPLFMAGVWFDWIYRALVLLVVACPCALVISTPVTIVSGLAAAARKGILIKGGVYLEGGYKLDYLALDKTGTITHGKPVQTDYLALFPNIEDSAPALAASLAGRSDHPVSLAIANAAVDKNLPMHVVDNFEALAGRGVRGDINGETYHLGNHRLVEDLGLCSPELEEKLFALEKQGKSVVLLLDKSGPLALFAVADTVKDSSREAIQQLHDLGIKTLMLTGDNTHTAQAIAAQVGIDQAQGDLLPTDKLQAIEALYGQGFRVGMVGDGINDAPALARAEIGFAMAAAGTDTAIETADVALMDDDLRKIPAFIRLSRQTSSILKQNIALALVIKAIFLAVTFLGMATMWMAVFADMGVSLLVVFNGLRLLRK; this is encoded by the coding sequence ATGAGCGATTCCCTCCACACCCCGCATAAACACGACCATGACCACGATCATGGCCCGAAAAAACTCACGCCTGTGCATGATCATGGCCACGGAGGCTCTTGCTGTTCCGGCACCCCAGCCCCTGCGCGGGTGCAACTGAGCGAAGCGCCCACCGCCGGCTCGCGCCTGAGCACTTTTCGCATCGAAGCCATGGACTGCCCCACCGAGCAGACGCTGATCCAGAACAAACTGGGCAAGCTGGCTGGTGTGCAGCAGCTGGAATTCAACCTCATCAATCGCATCCTTGGCGTCACCCACGACCTGCCAAGCACTGCGCCGATCATCGACGCGATCAAATCCATCGGCATGCAGGCTGACCCCATCGAGGAAGGCACTCCGGCCGCCGCGCCGCCCGCCAAGAAACCCTGGTGGCCGCTGGCGTTGTCCGGTGTGGGCGCGTTGGGCGCCGAAGTGCTGCACTTCACCAATGCCGCGCCCACGTGGGTGATCGCGGTGGTGGCGCTGATCTCGATTCTCAGCGGCGGCCTCACCACCTATAAAAAGGGCTGGATTGCCCTGAAAAACCTCAACCTGAACATCAATGCCCTGATGAGCATCGCGGTGACCGGCGCGATCCTGATCGGCCAATGGCCGGAAGCGGCGATGGTGATGTTCCTGTTCACCGTGGCCGAGTTGATCGAAGCCAAGTCCCTGGACAGAGCGCGCAACGCCATCAGTGGCTTGATGCAGATGACACCAGAGCAGGCCACGGTGCAGCAGGTTGATGGATCATGGGCTGAAAAAGAGGTCAAAAGCATTGATCTGGGTGCAATCGTGCGGGTAAAGCCCGGCGAGCGCATCGGCCTGGACGGTGAAGTCACTGCCGGCCAATCGACGATTGACCAGGCGTCGATCACTGGCGAAAGCCTGCCGATTGAAAAGGCCGTGGGCGATAAAGTCTTCGCCGGCACCATCAACCAGGCCGGCTCCCTGGAATACAAAGTCACCGCAGCGGCTAACAACTCCACTTTGGCGCGTATCATTCACGCGGTGGAACAGGCCCAAGGCGCACGGGCACCGACCCAGCGTTTCGTCGACCGCTTCTCGAAGATCTACACCCCGGCCGTGTTCCTGTTCGCGCTGGGCGTAGCGGTGATTCCGCCGCTGTTCATGGCCGGCGTGTGGTTCGACTGGATCTACCGCGCCCTGGTCCTGCTGGTGGTTGCGTGCCCCTGTGCCTTGGTGATTTCCACGCCTGTGACCATCGTCAGTGGCCTGGCGGCGGCGGCGCGCAAAGGCATCCTGATCAAGGGCGGCGTGTACCTGGAGGGTGGTTACAAGCTCGACTACCTGGCCCTCGACAAGACCGGCACCATCACCCACGGCAAACCGGTGCAAACCGATTACTTGGCGCTCTTCCCCAACATCGAAGACAGCGCACCGGCGCTGGCCGCCAGTTTGGCCGGGCGTTCCGATCACCCGGTGTCGCTGGCGATTGCCAACGCGGCTGTGGATAAAAACCTGCCGATGCACGTTGTGGATAACTTCGAAGCCTTGGCCGGGCGTGGCGTGCGTGGCGATATCAACGGCGAAACCTACCACCTGGGCAACCACCGCCTGGTAGAAGACCTGGGCCTGTGCTCACCGGAGCTGGAAGAGAAACTCTTCGCCCTGGAAAAACAGGGCAAGTCCGTGGTGCTGCTGCTCGACAAGTCCGGCCCGCTGGCGCTGTTCGCCGTCGCCGACACGGTCAAGGACAGCAGCCGTGAAGCGATCCAGCAGTTGCATGACCTGGGCATCAAAACCCTGATGCTCACCGGCGACAACACCCACACCGCCCAGGCGATTGCTGCCCAGGTCGGCATCGACCAGGCCCAGGGCGACCTGTTGCCTACGGATAAGCTGCAAGCCATTGAAGCCCTGTATGGCCAAGGGTTCCGCGTGGGCATGGTCGGCGACGGTATCAACGATGCGCCAGCCCTGGCCCGCGCCGAGATCGGTTTTGCCATGGCTGCAGCCGGCACCGACACGGCCATTGAGACCGCCGATGTGGCGCTGATGGACGATGATTTGCGCAAGATTCCGGCATTCATTCGTCTGTCGCGGCAAACGTCGAGTATCCTCAAGCAGAACATCGCCCTGGCGCTGGTGATCAAGGCGATCTTCCTCGCGGTCACTTTCCTGGGCATGGCCACCATGTGGATGGCGGTGTTCGCCGACATGGGCGTGAGCCTGCTGGTGGTGTTCAACGGCCTGCGCCTGTTGCGCAAATAA
- the cadR gene encoding Cd(II)/Pb(II)-responsive transcriptional regulator: MKIGELAKLTDCPVETIRYYEKEGLLPPPARTEANYRVYTQAHTERLIFIRNCRSLDMTLEEIRSLLGLRDSPQDQCENVNALIDEHIHHVKARIDGLLALQEQLLDLRQRCGGGPECGILQRLEVSGSVAASEAEPSHVGRSHGH, translated from the coding sequence ATGAAGATCGGCGAACTGGCCAAACTGACCGACTGCCCGGTTGAAACCATCCGTTATTACGAGAAGGAAGGCCTGTTGCCGCCCCCGGCACGCACCGAGGCCAACTACCGTGTGTACACCCAGGCACACACCGAGCGGCTGATCTTTATCCGCAATTGCCGCAGCCTCGACATGACCTTGGAAGAAATCCGCAGCCTGCTTGGGCTACGCGACAGCCCCCAAGACCAGTGCGAAAACGTGAACGCGTTGATCGATGAGCATATCCACCACGTGAAAGCGCGGATTGATGGGTTGTTGGCATTGCAGGAGCAGTTGCTGGACCTGCGCCAACGCTGTGGCGGCGGGCCGGAATGCGGGATTCTGCAGCGGCTGGAAGTCAGTGGGAGTGTGGCGGCGAGCGAGGCTGAGCCCTCACATGTGGGCAGAAGCCACGGCCATTAA